In one Nocardioides luteus genomic region, the following are encoded:
- a CDS encoding deoxyguanosinetriphosphate triphosphohydrolase: MELYGAADRERIVAEPPKRVVAPERTQFERDRARVVHAASTRRLAAKTQVVGPQADDFVRNRLTHSLEVAQVARDLSRALNGPDSPQPDIAETAALAHDLGHPPFGHNGENVLADKAKGIGGFEGNAQTLRILTRLEAKTFDADGRSVGLNLTRATLDACTKYPWGFGERKGAKFGVYEDDLPVFTWLRAADAGQRQCVEAQIMDLSDDVAYSVHDVEDGIVAGKIDLARLDLDGVVETVADWYVPGFDRALAVSTIADLRAAGCWIAEGAAYDGSRRSQAMLKNLTSDVIGRFCGAVKEATYAAGGGPYARYGADLVVPERTRLEIALLKGIAAHYVMRTDERAAKMDRQRDVLGELVEHLVATGPADLERQFADDWRAASDDAARLRVVIDQVASLTDITALAWHERLCRRP; the protein is encoded by the coding sequence GTGGAGCTATACGGGGCCGCCGACCGCGAGCGCATCGTCGCCGAGCCGCCCAAGCGGGTGGTCGCGCCGGAGCGTACGCAGTTCGAGCGTGACCGCGCCCGTGTGGTGCATGCCGCCTCGACCCGGCGGCTGGCGGCGAAGACGCAGGTCGTGGGGCCGCAGGCCGACGACTTCGTACGCAACCGGCTGACCCACTCGCTCGAGGTCGCCCAGGTCGCGCGCGACCTGTCCCGTGCCCTGAACGGGCCCGACTCCCCGCAGCCCGACATCGCCGAGACCGCGGCCCTGGCGCACGATCTCGGCCACCCGCCGTTCGGTCACAACGGGGAGAACGTGCTCGCCGACAAGGCCAAGGGCATCGGTGGCTTCGAGGGCAACGCGCAGACGCTGCGGATCCTGACCCGCCTGGAGGCGAAGACCTTCGACGCCGACGGGCGCTCGGTGGGGCTCAACCTCACCCGGGCGACGCTGGATGCGTGCACCAAGTACCCGTGGGGATTCGGTGAGCGGAAGGGCGCGAAGTTCGGGGTCTACGAGGACGACCTGCCGGTCTTCACCTGGCTGCGCGCCGCGGACGCCGGGCAGCGGCAGTGCGTCGAGGCGCAGATCATGGACCTCTCCGACGACGTCGCCTACTCCGTCCACGACGTCGAGGACGGAATCGTCGCCGGGAAGATCGACCTGGCCCGGCTCGACCTCGACGGCGTGGTCGAGACGGTCGCCGACTGGTACGTCCCCGGCTTCGACCGGGCCCTCGCGGTCTCGACCATCGCCGATCTCCGTGCCGCCGGCTGCTGGATCGCCGAGGGTGCGGCGTACGACGGATCGCGCCGGTCCCAGGCGATGCTGAAGAACCTGACCTCCGACGTCATCGGCCGGTTCTGCGGGGCCGTGAAGGAGGCGACGTACGCCGCCGGCGGCGGCCCCTACGCCCGTTACGGCGCCGACCTGGTGGTGCCGGAGCGGACCCGCCTGGAGATCGCGCTGCTGAAGGGGATCGCGGCGCACTACGTGATGCGCACCGACGAGCGGGCCGCGAAGATGGACCGTCAGCGCGATGTCCTCGGAGAGCTGGTCGAGCACCTCGTCGCCACCGGACCCGCCGACCTCGAGCGGCAGTTCGCCGACGACTGGCGGGCCGCGTCCGACGACGCCGCCCGGCTCCGGGTCGTGATCGACCAGGTCGCCTCGCTCACCGACATCACCGCGCTCGCCTGGCACGAGCGGCTCTGCCGGCGCCCCTGA
- a CDS encoding GrpB family protein has translation MGIEVRAYDPGWPIRFEEVAETLRKALTDGPEARVEHVGSTSVPGLAAKPILDIDVIVAPEDVPAAVKALVRIGYRHRGDLGVSGREAFFAPDDDPVRHVYVCAAGTLNVRNHLAVREVLRSRDDLRDEYAAVKLALSADPDMDIDTYLARKSDVLQKILAVSDLTDAERRQILSLNDPSR, from the coding sequence GTGGGAATCGAGGTGAGGGCGTACGACCCCGGTTGGCCGATCCGGTTCGAGGAGGTCGCCGAGACCCTGAGGAAGGCCCTGACCGACGGACCGGAGGCGAGGGTCGAGCACGTCGGCTCGACATCGGTCCCCGGCCTCGCGGCCAAACCCATCCTCGACATCGACGTGATCGTCGCGCCGGAGGACGTCCCCGCAGCGGTCAAGGCGCTCGTACGCATCGGCTACCGGCACCGGGGCGATCTCGGCGTCTCTGGCCGCGAGGCCTTCTTCGCCCCCGATGACGACCCGGTGCGCCACGTCTACGTTTGCGCCGCGGGCACGCTCAACGTACGCAACCACCTCGCCGTCCGTGAGGTCCTGCGCAGCCGAGACGATCTCCGCGACGAGTACGCCGCGGTCAAGCTCGCCCTGTCCGCCGACCCGGACATGGACATCGACACCTACCTCGCCCGCAAGTCCGACGTCCTCCAGAAGATCCTGGCCGTCTCCGACCTGACCGACGCCGAACGCCGCCAGATCCTCTCCCTCAACGACCCGAGCCGCTGA
- a CDS encoding SCO6745 family protein, with the protein MEPNARRLWKLLEPIHAVGYFSPEPITLLKEAGYRGYWMGYFAARSAPLGPVPAEVVHAVFYNFAFSHVSRALPDAWGFAPPEAAHEARRAGAVAALRRQLGPLADSDDVARAASLASRAALSAPLEGRPLYAALRSLPVAEDPLTLLWDAATLLREHRGDGHVATLLTAGIGGRESHVFHALATGLSPSVYATSRNIHETEWTSLVSGLRSRGLVTDDGRSLTDAGRETKAGIESTTDELAAAAYASLEGAEVEELIGLLRPLTKAVVASGEIPGQSPMGLNLDDIDR; encoded by the coding sequence ATGGAGCCGAACGCGCGTCGCCTGTGGAAGCTGCTCGAGCCGATCCATGCGGTGGGCTACTTCTCGCCCGAACCGATCACCCTGCTCAAGGAGGCCGGCTACCGCGGCTACTGGATGGGCTACTTCGCCGCCCGGTCGGCCCCGCTCGGGCCCGTCCCGGCCGAGGTGGTCCATGCGGTGTTCTACAACTTCGCGTTCTCGCACGTCTCCCGCGCCCTTCCCGACGCCTGGGGGTTCGCGCCGCCCGAGGCCGCGCACGAGGCCCGGCGCGCCGGCGCCGTCGCCGCGCTCCGCCGTCAGCTCGGCCCGCTCGCCGACTCCGACGACGTCGCGCGGGCCGCCTCGCTCGCCTCGCGGGCCGCACTCTCCGCCCCGCTGGAAGGCCGGCCGCTGTACGCCGCGCTGCGCTCGCTCCCCGTCGCCGAGGACCCGCTGACCCTGCTCTGGGACGCGGCCACGCTGCTGCGGGAGCACCGCGGTGACGGCCACGTCGCCACCCTGCTCACCGCCGGGATCGGCGGGCGCGAGTCGCACGTCTTCCACGCCCTCGCCACCGGCCTCTCCCCCTCGGTCTACGCCACCTCCCGCAACATCCACGAGACCGAGTGGACCTCCCTCGTCTCCGGGCTGCGCTCCCGTGGTCTCGTCACCGACGACGGCCGCTCCCTCACCGATGCCGGCCGGGAGACCAAGGCCGGGATCGAGTCGACGACCGATGAGCTCGCTGCCGCTGCGTACGCGTCGTTGGAGGGGGCCGAGGTCGAGGAGCTCATCGGTCTGCTGCGCCCGCTGACCAAGGCCGTCGTCGCCTCCGGCGAGATCCCCGGCCAGTCGCCGATGGGCCTCAACCTCGACGACATCGACCGATGA
- the dusB gene encoding tRNA dihydrouridine synthase DusB: MSLPGPLHLGSLTVDTPVVLAPMAGVTNAAFRRLCAEQGAGLYVCEMITSRGLVEGDQHTKDMLVFDEAETVRSVQLYGTDPVYVGKATEILCADYGVAHVDLNFGCPVPKVTRKGGGGALPYKRGLLGEILEHAVRAAEPYDVPVTMKTRKGIDDDHLTYMDAGRIAQESGAAAIALHGRTVAQAYSGTADWDAIAELKASVDIPVLGNGDIWEAADAIRMVEETGVDGVVIGRGCLGRPWLFRDLVAAFAGETVNVLPNLGEVTDIMRRHAELLCEHMGEERGCKEIRKHIAWYLKGFGAGGELRRTLGLVNSLADLDEMLDKLDRNEPFPSSQLGAPRGRQGAPRDKVVLPEGWLDDADGRGCGFAENVSETSGG, from the coding sequence ATGTCCCTTCCCGGCCCCCTCCACCTCGGCAGCCTGACCGTCGACACCCCGGTGGTGCTCGCGCCGATGGCCGGTGTCACCAACGCCGCCTTCCGGCGCCTGTGCGCCGAGCAGGGCGCGGGCCTCTACGTCTGCGAGATGATCACCTCCCGCGGCCTGGTGGAGGGCGACCAGCACACCAAGGACATGCTCGTCTTCGACGAGGCCGAGACCGTACGCAGCGTGCAGCTCTACGGCACCGACCCGGTCTACGTCGGCAAGGCGACCGAGATCCTCTGCGCCGACTACGGGGTGGCCCACGTCGACCTCAATTTCGGCTGCCCGGTGCCCAAGGTGACCCGCAAGGGCGGCGGGGGAGCGCTGCCCTACAAGCGCGGTCTGCTCGGCGAGATCCTCGAGCACGCCGTGCGGGCGGCGGAACCCTATGACGTACCGGTGACGATGAAGACCCGCAAGGGCATCGACGACGACCACCTGACCTACATGGACGCCGGCCGGATCGCCCAGGAGAGCGGCGCAGCGGCGATTGCGCTGCACGGGCGTACGGTCGCCCAGGCCTACTCCGGCACCGCCGACTGGGACGCCATCGCGGAGCTGAAGGCGTCCGTCGACATCCCGGTGCTCGGCAACGGCGACATCTGGGAGGCGGCGGACGCGATCCGGATGGTCGAGGAGACCGGCGTGGACGGTGTCGTCATCGGCCGCGGCTGCCTCGGCCGCCCCTGGCTCTTCCGCGATCTGGTGGCCGCCTTCGCCGGCGAGACCGTCAACGTGCTGCCGAATCTGGGCGAAGTGACCGACATCATGCGGCGCCATGCCGAGCTGCTCTGCGAGCACATGGGCGAGGAGCGCGGCTGCAAGGAGATCCGCAAGCACATCGCGTGGTACCTCAAGGGCTTCGGTGCCGGTGGCGAGCTGCGCCGGACCCTCGGTCTGGTGAACAGCCTCGCCGACCTCGACGAGATGCTCGACAAGCTCGACCGGAACGAGCCTTTTCCCTCGTCACAGCTGGGTGCGCCGCGTGGGCGACAGGGTGCGCCGCGCGACAAGGTGGTCCTTCCCGAGGGGTGGCTGGACGACGCCGACGGGCGTGGCTGCGGGTTCGCTGAGAACGTCTCGGAGACCTCCGGAGGCTGA
- a CDS encoding Rrf2 family transcriptional regulator, giving the protein MATPTNTRFAVAVHVLTYLASCAAAGRTTPVSSDELAASTAVNPVHVRKVLGPLRTAGLVRSRPGAHGGWELAADPGVVNLAQVWQLLQGDDPVLGIHGPNPACPVGASIQGVLVDLDRRVAKAVLAELEGITLNDVLDDSGFDPADVAGLLP; this is encoded by the coding sequence ATGGCCACTCCGACGAACACGCGTTTCGCGGTGGCTGTCCATGTCCTGACCTACCTCGCCTCGTGCGCAGCCGCCGGGCGTACGACGCCGGTCAGCTCCGACGAGCTGGCCGCGAGCACCGCGGTCAACCCGGTCCACGTGCGCAAGGTCCTCGGGCCTCTCCGGACCGCCGGACTGGTCCGGTCGCGTCCCGGCGCCCACGGGGGATGGGAGCTCGCCGCGGATCCCGGCGTCGTCAATCTCGCCCAGGTGTGGCAGCTGCTCCAGGGCGATGATCCGGTCCTCGGCATCCACGGCCCGAACCCCGCCTGCCCGGTCGGCGCCAGCATCCAAGGAGTGTTGGTCGACCTCGACCGCCGCGTCGCCAAGGCCGTCCTGGCCGAGCTCGAGGGCATCACGCTCAACGACGTCCTCGACGACTCCGGCTTCGACCCGGCGGACGTCGCCGGGCTCCTGCCGTGA
- a CDS encoding ArsR/SmtB family transcription factor, whose amino-acid sequence MTDVWYAVSDSTRRQVLARVAAGPCSVGEIADALPVSMAAVSQHLKVLREAGLVSMTPAGRRRIYQARLEGLAELRAELDTYWTQALHSFKQVAEASYRAGKEQQ is encoded by the coding sequence GTGACCGATGTCTGGTACGCCGTCTCCGACTCCACCCGCCGCCAGGTCCTGGCGCGGGTGGCCGCCGGGCCGTGCTCGGTGGGGGAGATCGCCGACGCGCTGCCGGTGAGCATGGCCGCGGTGTCCCAGCACCTCAAGGTCCTGCGCGAGGCCGGCCTGGTGTCGATGACACCGGCCGGCCGACGCCGGATCTACCAGGCCCGGCTCGAGGGTCTGGCCGAGCTGCGCGCCGAGCTGGACACGTACTGGACCCAGGCGTTGCATTCGTTCAAGCAGGTGGCTGAGGCCAGCTACCGGGCAGGGAAGGAGCAGCAATGA
- a CDS encoding mucin-2 protein has product MTFATSGAVAAGTAAANPGIVISEVEERSGLRLPQPAERRIEARAEAKAKLPALPTTGEDTRMSSDRRELTGRETTVSRSGERGAGSATDALSEVATIESLIERPTSVSGGAQKAVLRYVQEDVTVYASYGKRAKELGELKLGRAVYYTGRDEGGRQEIVLEGNPVWIPAGNLGRTKPEPPPEPTPTPTPTPSPSPSEDAPAGLDFSACGDATVENGLVPDAVDLYRAVCNAFPAVASGTTYGYDPHGEHVDGKALDFMTDDKELGDAIAAFVQDHAAELNIYDIIWYQRIWTPVRADEGWRPMEDRGDPTANHYDHVHVAVN; this is encoded by the coding sequence GTGACGTTCGCGACCAGCGGCGCGGTGGCCGCCGGGACGGCCGCGGCGAACCCCGGCATCGTGATCTCCGAGGTGGAGGAGAGGTCCGGGCTCCGGCTTCCCCAGCCGGCCGAGCGGCGTATCGAGGCCAGGGCCGAGGCGAAGGCGAAGCTCCCGGCGCTGCCGACGACCGGCGAGGACACCCGGATGTCCAGCGACCGCCGCGAGCTCACCGGCCGGGAGACGACGGTCAGCCGCAGCGGCGAGCGTGGTGCCGGCAGCGCGACCGACGCGCTGAGCGAGGTCGCGACGATCGAGTCGCTCATCGAGCGGCCGACGTCGGTCAGCGGCGGTGCCCAGAAGGCCGTGCTGCGCTACGTCCAGGAGGACGTCACGGTCTACGCGTCGTACGGGAAGCGCGCCAAGGAGCTCGGCGAGCTGAAGCTCGGCCGGGCGGTCTACTACACCGGACGCGACGAGGGTGGCCGCCAGGAGATCGTCCTGGAGGGCAACCCGGTGTGGATCCCCGCGGGCAACCTGGGCAGGACCAAGCCCGAGCCCCCGCCCGAGCCCACCCCCACACCGACCCCGACGCCCTCCCCATCGCCCTCGGAGGACGCCCCGGCCGGGCTGGACTTCTCGGCGTGCGGCGACGCCACGGTGGAGAACGGTCTCGTCCCCGACGCCGTCGACCTCTACCGCGCGGTCTGCAACGCGTTCCCGGCGGTCGCCTCGGGCACGACGTACGGCTACGACCCGCACGGCGAGCACGTCGACGGCAAGGCCCTCGACTTCATGACCGACGACAAGGAGCTCGGCGACGCGATCGCGGCCTTCGTCCAGGATCACGCCGCCGAGCTGAACATCTACGACATCATCTGGTACCAGCGCATCTGGACGCCGGTCCGTGCCGACGAGGGCTGGCGCCCGATGGAGGACCGCGGCGACCCCACCGCCAACCACTACGACCACGTGCACGTGGCGGTCAACTGA
- a CDS encoding maleylpyruvate isomerase family mycothiol-dependent enzyme — MGLDRTALATAERHDLADFLETLTPEQWVQPSLCSGWTVRDVVAHLISYEEVGLAGFIGRFARQGFSFGTMNQRRLEEFGSRTPDELVAYVRAHAKPSGPTAVADARIGLTDGLIHHQDIRRALGRPRQVPAERLVPVLGFAMIAPPLPAKRNGQGLRLVATDLDWSHGSGEEVTGPGEALLMAVCGRADALPELTGPGLGALAGRVRATP; from the coding sequence ATGGGCCTCGACCGCACCGCGCTGGCGACCGCCGAGCGTCACGACCTCGCCGACTTCCTCGAGACGCTGACGCCGGAGCAGTGGGTTCAGCCCTCGCTGTGCAGCGGATGGACCGTACGCGACGTCGTCGCGCACCTGATCAGCTACGAGGAGGTCGGGCTGGCGGGCTTCATCGGCCGGTTCGCGCGCCAGGGGTTCAGCTTCGGCACGATGAACCAGCGCCGGCTGGAGGAGTTCGGGAGCAGGACCCCCGACGAGCTGGTCGCTTACGTGCGCGCGCACGCCAAGCCGTCGGGGCCGACGGCGGTGGCGGATGCCCGGATCGGGCTCACTGACGGGCTCATCCACCACCAGGACATCCGTCGCGCGCTCGGCAGGCCGCGCCAGGTGCCGGCCGAGCGGCTGGTTCCGGTCCTCGGCTTCGCGATGATCGCCCCGCCGCTGCCGGCGAAGCGGAACGGTCAGGGCCTTCGGCTCGTGGCCACCGATCTCGACTGGTCCCACGGAAGCGGCGAGGAGGTCACCGGCCCGGGCGAGGCGCTGCTGATGGCGGTCTGCGGGCGTGCCGACGCGCTGCCCGAGCTCACCGGGCCGGGACTGGGGGCGCTGGCGGGCAGGGTGCGGGCCACACCCTGA
- a CDS encoding glycine--tRNA ligase: MAKPPASTLDLVVSLAKRRGFVFPSGEIYGGTRSAWDYGPLGVELKENIKRQWWKAMVQQRDDVVGLDSSIILPRQTWVASGHVETFNDPLVECQSCHKRYRFDHLQEEYAEKKGIADPDSVDINEVVACPNCGTRGAWTEPREFSGMLKTHLGVLEDESGLHYLRPETAQGIFVNFANVVTSTRQKPPFGIAQTGKSFRNEITPGNFIFRTREFEQMEMEFFVKPGEDEEWHQYWIDERTRWYTDLGINPDNLRHYEHAQEKLSHYSKRTVDIEYRFNFPGSEWGELEGIANRTDFDLGTHMKHSGQDLQYFDQANNERYLPYVIEPAAGLTRALMTFLVDGYAEEEAPNAKGGVDKRVVLRLDHRIAPVKIAVLPLSRNEALSPKAKALSAELRQNWAVDFDDSQSIGKRYRRQDEIGTPYCVTVDFDTLEDNAVTIRERDTMKQERIPLEGVSRYFAERLIGA, encoded by the coding sequence GTGGCAAAGCCGCCAGCATCCACCCTTGACCTCGTCGTCTCCCTCGCCAAGCGGCGCGGATTCGTCTTCCCCAGCGGCGAGATCTACGGCGGCACCCGGAGTGCCTGGGACTACGGCCCCCTCGGTGTCGAGCTCAAGGAGAACATCAAGCGCCAGTGGTGGAAGGCGATGGTGCAGCAGCGCGACGACGTCGTCGGCCTCGACTCCAGCATCATCCTGCCCCGCCAGACCTGGGTGGCGAGCGGCCACGTGGAGACCTTCAACGACCCCCTGGTCGAGTGCCAGTCGTGCCACAAGCGCTACCGCTTCGACCACCTCCAGGAGGAGTACGCGGAGAAGAAGGGCATCGCGGACCCCGACTCGGTCGACATCAACGAGGTCGTCGCCTGCCCCAACTGCGGCACCCGCGGCGCCTGGACCGAGCCGCGCGAGTTCTCCGGCATGCTCAAGACGCACCTCGGTGTCCTCGAGGACGAGAGCGGCCTCCACTACCTGCGTCCCGAGACCGCGCAGGGCATCTTCGTCAACTTCGCCAACGTGGTCACCTCGACCCGTCAGAAGCCCCCGTTCGGCATCGCGCAGACCGGCAAGAGCTTCCGCAACGAGATCACGCCGGGCAACTTCATCTTCCGCACCCGCGAGTTCGAGCAGATGGAGATGGAGTTCTTCGTCAAGCCGGGTGAGGACGAGGAGTGGCACCAGTACTGGATCGACGAGCGCACCCGGTGGTACACCGACCTCGGCATCAACCCCGACAACCTGCGCCACTACGAGCACGCCCAGGAGAAGCTGAGCCACTACTCCAAGCGCACCGTCGACATCGAGTACCGGTTCAACTTCCCGGGCAGCGAGTGGGGTGAGCTCGAGGGCATCGCCAACCGCACCGACTTCGACCTCGGCACCCACATGAAGCACTCCGGCCAGGACCTGCAGTACTTCGACCAGGCCAACAACGAGCGCTACCTGCCCTACGTCATCGAGCCCGCGGCCGGTCTGACCCGCGCGCTGATGACCTTCCTCGTCGACGGCTACGCCGAGGAGGAGGCGCCCAACGCCAAGGGCGGCGTCGACAAGCGGGTCGTGCTCCGCCTCGACCACCGGATCGCGCCGGTCAAGATCGCCGTGCTCCCGCTGTCCCGCAACGAGGCGCTGAGCCCGAAGGCGAAGGCCCTCTCTGCCGAGCTGCGCCAGAACTGGGCCGTCGACTTCGACGACTCCCAGTCGATCGGCAAGCGCTACCGCCGCCAGGACGAGATCGGTACGCCCTACTGCGTGACCGTCGACTTCGACACCCTCGAGGACAACGCGGTCACCATCCGCGAGCGCGACACCATGAAGCAGGAGCGGATCCCGCTCGAGGGTGTGAGCCGCTACTTCGCCGAGCGGCTGATCGGCGCCTGA
- a CDS encoding mucin-2 protein: protein MLATGVAVGAGAAFAEPTSLIAENAGASLSSTKANVPSTRDDARVAGDRRETVVSRNGGDRESVSSVETLTKGPEQVETGTAKAVKRWTTETLNLWSAYGKHATQAGEIEAGELVYATGRTESGRDEILVDGEVAWVTTGNLSDEKPETTGVAAGISTAACGDPSVESGLVSDAVTVYRAVCNAFPEVASLTVGGWDAHGEHSSGKALDFMVDKALGDAIAAYLQQYAAELNLYDIIWYQRIWTPVRASEGWRYMEDRGSATANHYDHVHVSTN from the coding sequence GTGCTCGCGACCGGAGTGGCAGTCGGTGCCGGAGCCGCCTTCGCGGAGCCCACGTCGCTGATCGCCGAGAACGCAGGCGCTTCCCTCTCCTCGACCAAGGCCAACGTGCCGAGCACCCGTGACGACGCGCGCGTCGCCGGGGACCGCCGGGAGACCGTCGTCAGCCGTAACGGGGGCGACCGCGAGTCGGTCTCCTCGGTCGAGACGCTGACCAAGGGGCCCGAGCAGGTCGAGACCGGCACCGCCAAGGCGGTCAAGCGCTGGACCACGGAGACCCTCAACCTCTGGTCCGCCTACGGCAAGCACGCCACCCAGGCCGGCGAGATCGAGGCCGGCGAGCTCGTCTACGCCACCGGGCGCACCGAGTCCGGCCGCGACGAGATCCTCGTCGACGGCGAGGTCGCCTGGGTGACCACCGGCAACCTCAGCGACGAGAAGCCCGAGACCACCGGTGTCGCGGCCGGCATCAGCACCGCCGCCTGCGGCGACCCCTCGGTCGAGAGTGGCCTGGTCTCCGACGCGGTCACCGTCTACCGCGCGGTCTGCAACGCCTTCCCGGAGGTCGCCTCGTTGACCGTCGGTGGCTGGGACGCCCACGGCGAGCACTCCTCGGGCAAGGCGCTGGACTTCATGGTCGACAAGGCGCTCGGCGACGCGATCGCTGCCTACCTGCAGCAGTACGCAGCCGAGCTCAACCTCTACGACATCATCTGGTACCAGCGGATCTGGACGCCGGTGCGTGCCTCCGAGGGCTGGCGCTACATGGAGGACCGCGGGTCCGCCACCGCCAACCACTACGACCACGTCCACGTGTCGACGAATTAG
- a CDS encoding SRPBCC family protein, with protein MSITREPTSVDLEITVDVPVEHAFKVFTEDFDRIKPRDHNMLPVEIAETVLEPRVGGRVYDRGVDGSTCQWARVLVVEPPHRLVISWDITPDFNLEPDPARCSEVEFSFTSVGPEQTRVRLEHRHLDRHGAGWQGWRDRAAGDSAWGIYLERFRALAEA; from the coding sequence ATGAGCATCACCCGCGAACCCACCTCCGTGGACCTGGAGATCACCGTCGACGTCCCGGTCGAGCACGCCTTCAAGGTGTTCACCGAGGACTTCGACCGGATCAAGCCGCGTGATCACAACATGCTTCCTGTCGAGATCGCCGAGACGGTGCTGGAGCCGCGGGTCGGCGGTCGCGTCTACGACCGCGGCGTCGACGGCAGCACCTGCCAGTGGGCCCGCGTCCTCGTCGTCGAGCCGCCCCACCGGCTGGTCATCTCCTGGGACATCACCCCCGACTTCAACCTCGAGCCCGACCCGGCCCGGTGCAGCGAGGTCGAGTTCAGCTTCACCTCGGTGGGACCCGAGCAGACCCGCGTACGTCTCGAGCACCGGCACCTCGACCGGCACGGCGCCGGATGGCAGGGCTGGCGGGACCGGGCCGCGGGCGACAGTGCCTGGGGGATCTACCTGGAGCGGTTCCGGGCCCTCGCGGAGGCGTGA
- a CDS encoding SDR family oxidoreductase — MTIAITGASGHLGRLVADQLLDTVDPAEVVLLTRDPAKLADYAARGADVRAADFDKPDELVDAFAGVERVLLISTDAVGARVEGHRNAIDAAAKAGVRHMAYTSISEPSPDNPAGVVADHAATEDALRESGLAWTMLRNNLYADMQVDSVAQAAAAGQLVTNFGDGGAAYVTREDCAAVAVGVLTSEGHEGKAYDVTGPQAYTATDLAALATEKAGTPVEVVQVDDEAYTAGLVSAGVPDFIAPLFTSFGTATRLGKLATVTDVVETIGGRKPTPLSALV, encoded by the coding sequence ATGACCATCGCCATCACCGGCGCCTCCGGCCACCTCGGCCGCCTCGTCGCCGACCAGCTCCTCGACACCGTCGACCCCGCCGAGGTCGTGCTCCTCACCCGTGACCCCGCCAAGCTCGCCGACTACGCGGCACGCGGTGCCGACGTACGTGCCGCCGACTTCGACAAGCCCGACGAGCTGGTCGACGCCTTCGCCGGCGTCGAGCGCGTCCTGCTGATCTCCACCGACGCCGTCGGCGCCCGCGTCGAGGGCCACCGCAACGCCATCGACGCCGCTGCCAAGGCGGGCGTACGCCACATGGCTTACACCTCCATCTCCGAGCCGAGCCCGGACAACCCTGCCGGTGTCGTCGCCGACCACGCCGCCACCGAGGACGCGCTGCGCGAGAGCGGCCTGGCCTGGACGATGCTGCGCAACAACCTCTACGCCGACATGCAGGTCGACTCCGTCGCCCAGGCCGCCGCGGCCGGACAGCTGGTCACCAACTTCGGCGACGGCGGCGCGGCCTACGTCACCCGCGAGGACTGCGCCGCGGTCGCCGTCGGCGTGCTGACGAGCGAGGGACACGAGGGCAAGGCGTACGACGTGACCGGCCCGCAGGCCTACACCGCGACCGACCTGGCCGCGCTCGCCACCGAGAAGGCCGGCACGCCGGTCGAGGTCGTCCAGGTCGACGACGAGGCCTACACCGCCGGTCTCGTCTCCGCCGGGGTCCCGGACTTCATCGCCCCGCTGTTCACCTCGTTCGGCACCGCCACCCGCCTCGGCAAGCTCGCCACCGTCACCGACGTCGTCGAGACGATCGGTGGTCGCAAGCCGACCCCGCTGAGCGCACTGGTCTGA